A genomic window from Colletotrichum destructivum chromosome 7, complete sequence includes:
- a CDS encoding Putative DAHP synthetase I/KDSA, DAHP synthase, class 1, aldolase-type TIM barrel, translating into MPGLDLEHEPLAADDVRILGQDPLIPPALLSSEIPMTDTALQTVVKGRNEAVDIIMGRDDRLLVIIGPCSLHDPSTALEYCERLKAIAARLSSDICVIMRAYLEKPRTTVGWKGLINDPDIDSTFKINKGLRISRQLFRDLTAAGMPIASEMLDTISPQFLADFISVGAIGARTTESQLHRELASGLSFPVGFKNGTDGNLGVAIDAIGAAAAKHHFMGVTKQGLAAITRTKGNEHGFVILRGGSHGPNFDKENVQKAKDTLTKKGQKQAIMIDCSHGNSNKDHRNQPKVAAVVGDQLREGETSIIGVMIESNINEGNQKVPAEGPAALKKGVSITDACIDWDSTVDVLENLAAAVRARRERNAGSANGNEDSHKVTHLEEE; encoded by the exons ATGCCCGGTCTCGACCTTGAGCATGAGCCTctcgcggccgacgacgtgaGAA TCCTGGGACAGGACCCCCTGATCCCCCCGGCGCTTCTCAGCTCCGAGATCCCTATGACCGACACCGCCCTCCAGACGGTTGTCAAGGGCCGcaacgaggccgtcgacatTATCATGGGCCGTGACGACCGCTTactcgtcatcatcggcccCTGCTCGCTGCACGATCCCTCCACAGCCCTCGAGTACTGCGAGCgcctcaaggccatcgccgcccgcctctcCTCCGACATCTGCGTCATCATGCGCGCCTACCTTGAGAAGCCGCGCACCACCGTCGGCTGGAAGGGTCTCATCAACGACCCGGACATCGACTCCACCTTCAAGATCAACAAGGGCCTGCGCATCTCCCGCCAGCTCTTCCGGGACCTGACCGCTGCCGGCATGCCCATTGCCAGCGAGATGCTCGACACCATCTCCCCGCAGTTCCTCGCCGACTTCAtctccgtcggcgccatTGGCGCCCGTACCACCGAGTCTCAGCTCCACCGCGAGCTCGCCTCCGGCCTGTCCTTCCCCGTTGGCTTCAAGaacggcaccgacggcaacctcggcgtcgccatcgatgccatcggcgccgccgccgccaagcacCACTTCATGGGTGTCACCAAGCagggcctcgccgccatcacccGCACCAAGGGCAACGAGCACGGCTTCGTCATCCTTCGCGGCGGCTCCCACGGCCCCAACTTTGACAAGGAGAACGTccagaaggccaaggacacCCTCACCAAAAAGGGCCAGAAGCAAGCCATCATGATTGACTGCTCCCACG GCAACTCTAACAAAGACCACCGCAACCAGCCCaaggttgccgccgtcgttgGCGACCAGCTccgcgagggcgagaccTCCATCATTGGTGTCATGATCGAGTCCAATATCAACGAGGGCAACCAGAAGGTCCCCGCCGAGGGTCCCGCCGCGCTCAAGAAGGGCGTCAGCATCACCGACGCTTGCATTGACTGGGACTCTAccgtcgacgtgctcgagaaccttgctgccgctgtcCGCGCCCGTCGCGAGCGCAACGCCGGCTCCGCCAATGGCAACGAGGACTCCCACAAGGTCACCCACCTCGAAGAGGAGTAA
- a CDS encoding Putative GXWXG domain-containing protein, translating to MPKTLEQQFSELTKAGRIEEAAVIAVFDQLKAIPPEFMLGKWDGFPIDTSHTATQQPFKWAGKDFRSLDDVDPVMVWGEDGSRTWNADFGHAQVREIKYRGLLTAGMIYDDFPRIDSFRFVDENTVLGAMEDKNIENNRPVWFYMRRM from the exons ATGCCCAAAAC ACTCGAACAACAGTTTTCGGAGCTCACGAAAGCGGGCCGAATTGAAGAGGCCGCTGTCATTGCTGTCTTTGATCAGCTTAAAGCCATCCCCCCCGAGTTTATGCTGGGCAAGTGGGACGGATTCCCCATCGACACCAGCCATACTGCCACTCAACAGCCATTCAAATGGGCTGGCAAGGACTTCCGATctctcgacgatgtcgacccTGTGATGGTGTGGGGAGAAGACGGCAGCCGGACTTGGAATGCTGATTTCGGCCATGCACAG GTACGCGAAATCAAGTATCGCGGTCTCCTCACTGCCGGGATGATCTACGACGACTTCCCACGCATTGATTCCTTCCGGTTTGTGGACGAAAACACTGTGCTCGGCGCCATGGAGGACAAGAACATTGAAAACAACCGGCCGGTGTGGTTTTACATGAGGAGGATGTGA
- a CDS encoding Putative zn(2)Cys(6) fungal-type DNA-binding domain-containing protein, translating to MGCRPSASCFACKVRKVKCDLRKPSCNRCTGLGRPCPGYADPWAMMHRQQNASAAHQVETRVARRLKEREDSKTSNGGGANSPGSSSAAAEEERRWPAVPKPFQVDPELVSLNKFHSTYASAGEVAMFAMLPGLTSAGNQSAVFDEVLRATALASSSLQMQQSGLMVRAKQHYRRAIMKIGAALQNPATAQDDSVVVALLTLGIYEALIPDSTPKKITSHCRGSLVLLRYRAEQGVASSLDNGLLTFLIHLGILETFIGLYGRSSVLPVVKNAPWARHCAMEPLLERAMDFKETICNALLSIETWRSSVPHILQTGLDIIRDLEAAANYSIMSPGPRKTGADEQGLNNFNGLLSRKSYASEAIVRGLYLTVRLHVLEYILGLSMALGELTREELSMLASLPHGLSALEQVCEQIRVVFGFDGREPASRELGIGFSAWCMFWPMLAVLKSGFADNDTRLWVMDKCATVSRASGFGMAMYQMGWFEQKSCKAGATG from the exons ATGGGGTGCcgcccgtcggcgagctgcttCGCCTGCAAAGTGCGGAAAGTCAAG TGCGACCTGCGCAAGCCCTCATGCAACCGCTGTACGGGCCTGGGCCGGCCGTGTCCCGGCTACGCGGACCCGTGGGCCATGATGCATCGCCAGCAGAATGCGTCGGCCGCGCACCAGGTCGAGACTCGCGTCGCCCGGCGGCtcaaggagagggaggactCCAAGACGTCAAACGGCGGCGGAGCAAACTCGCcggggtcgtcgtcggcggcggcggaggaggagcggagATGGCCCGCCGTGCCGAAGCCGTTCCAGGTTGACCCGGAGCTCGTGTCCCTCAACAAGTTCCACTCCACCTACGCgtccgccggcgaggtcgccaTGTTCGCCATGCTGCCGGGCCTCACGTCGGCGGGCAACCAgtccgccgtcttcgacgaGGTGCTCCGGGCCACGGCGCTGGCCAGCTCGTCTCTCCAGATGCAGCAGTCGGGCCTCATGGTGCGCGCCAAACAGCATTACCGCCGGGCCATTATGAAAATCGGCGCGGCGTTGCAGAACCCGGCGACCGCGCAGGATGACTCGGTCGTCGTTGCTCTGCTCACGCTCGGCATTTACGAG GCATTAATACCGGACTCGACACCGAAAAAGATCACGTCGCACTGCCGGGGGTCCTTAGTCCTCCTCCGGTATCGAGCCGAGCAGGGTGTTGCGAGCTCGCTCGACAACGGCCTGCTGACGTTTCTCATCCACCTCGGC ATACTCGAGACATTCATCGGGCTGTACGGCCGGTCTTCCGTCCTGCCCGTCGTGAAGAACGCCCCCTGGGCAAGACATTGCGCCATGGAACCTCTACTCGAGCGAGCGATGGATTTCAAGGAGACGATTTGCAATGCACTGCTGTCCATCGAGACTTGGAGGTCGTCTGTCCCGCACATCCTCCAGACCGGTCTCGACATCATtcgcgacctcgaggccgccgcgaaCTACAGCATCATGTCTCCCGGCCCGCGCAAGACCGGGGCGGACGAACAAGGCCTGAACAACTTCAATGGGCTGCTGAGCCGCAAGTCGTACGCGAGCGAGGCCATCGTCCGGGGCCTCTACCTGACAGTCCGGCTGCACGTCCTCGAGTACATCCTCGGTCTGTCGATGGCACTCGGCGAGCTGACGCGCGAGGAGCTCAGCATGCTCGCCAGCCTGCCGCACGGGCTGTCGGCGCTCGAGCAGGTCTGCGAGCAGATCCGCGTCGTCTTCGGGTTCGACGGCCGGGAGCCCGCGTCGCGCGAGCTGGGCATCGGCTTCAGCGCCTGGTGCATGTTCTGGCCGATGCTCGCCGTGCTCAAGTCCGGTTtcgccgacaacgacacGAGGCTGTGGGTCATGGACAAGTGCGCGACGGTGAGCCGGGCGTCCGGGTTCGGCATGGCCATGTACCAGATGGGCTGGTTCGAGCAGAAATCTTGCAAGGCGGGTGCGACTGGGTGA
- a CDS encoding Putative cyanovirin-N: MSFHASAEDIRVDDGHILRARLFNGEGEAVDAELNLNDVLGNNNGSFEWGGGGFADSAENIHFELEGGDNVPILRARLFNVEGEAIDADVNLSERIGNNDGNFHFNY, from the exons ATGTCTTTCCACGCCTCTGCTGAAGATAtccgcgtcgacgacggccacaTCCTCCGCGCCCGCCTCTtcaacggcgagggcgaggccgtcgacgccgagctcaacCTGaacgacgtcctcggcaacaacaacggctCCTTTGAgtggggtggtggtg GCTTCGCCGACTCGGCCGAGAACATCCACttcgagctcgagggcggtgacaACGTCCCCATCCTCCGCGCCCGCCTTTTCAACGTTGAgggcgaggccatcgacgccgacgtcaaccTGTCGGAGCGCATCGGCAACAACGACGGCAACTTCCACTTCAACT ACTGA
- a CDS encoding Putative RNA recognition motif domain, nucleotide-binding alpha-beta plait domain superfamily, translating to MSRNDLSFLRHTDTTLISHTGPITQLRTQLSESRAATHVRPVLLPTESPSTGPKTMAFSRSADQPAALAEGRRIYLGNLLYIARPAEIEEMLRDNGFPEYEKIHISMDPVSGRNPGYCFVDFLARDDADRALSSLDASIRGRPLKVGPCEPKKQQQRTATAAAAAGGGRWKSDKEPAAFQRWGNWSGQRDRRAGDDSEGKGGVDQGPSAAIEHFEEAVATDTDGRRLYVGGLAKMVDQQHNQDEMRDILGDFNPVAIGKRITPHESKRTAPGNHHYCFVHFATVEEAAAARDALDGKSWAGERLRVNVARPLPDKLRDRTHPKDPASPARDNTVWGERPTRSNRSPGGERSSWRKPGGNGSNSGVGGGGGGDSADESSGNSNSNSNSSKPSQPLRSLASGNWRQRE from the exons ATGAGCCGAAATGATCTGAGTTTTCTCCGCCACACTGACACCACACTCATCTCACATACCGGGCCGATCACCCAACTACGCACACAACTGTCCGAGTCGCGGGCGGCTACTCACGTCCGACCCGTTTTGCTCCCTACCGAGAGCCCCTCTACAGGACCCAAGACGATGGCATTCTCCAGGTCCGCGGATcagcccgccgccctggccgagggcCGGCGCATCTACCTCGGCAACCTGCTCTACATCgcccggccggccgagatcgaggagaTGCTCAGGGACAACGGCTTCCCCGAGTACGAAAAGATCCACATCTCCATGGACCCCGTCTCGGGCCGCAACCCGGGGTACTGCTTCGTCGACTTCCTGgcccgcgacgacgccgaccgcGCGCTCTCGTCCCTCGACGCCTCCATCCGCGGCCGGCCTCTCAAGGTCGGGCCCTGTGAGCCaaagaagcagcagcaaaggacggcgacggcggcggcggcggcggggggaggCCGCTGGAAGAGCGACAAGGAGCCGGCGGCCTTCCAGCGATGGGGCAACTGGTCCGGGCAGAGGGACCGCCGGGCCGGCGACGACTCGgagggcaagggcggcgttgATCAGGGGccgtccgccgccatcgagcaCTTTGAAGAAGCGGTCGCCACCGACACGGACGGACGGCGTCTTTacgtcggcggcctggccaAGATGGTTGACCAGCAGCACAACCAAGATGAGATGCGTGACATCTTGGGCGACTTCAACCC GGTCGCCATTGGCAAGCGCATAACTCCTCACGAGTCCAAGAGGACCGCGCCGGGGAACCACCACTACTGCTTCGTCCACTTCGccaccgtcgaggaggccgcggccgccaggGACGCGCTCGACGGCAAGTCGTGGGCAGGTGAGCGCCTGCGCGTCAACGTCGCCCGGCCCCTGCCGGACAAGCTGAGGGACCGCACACACCCTAAGGACcccgcgtcgccggcccGGGACAACACGGTCTGGGGTGAACGACCTACGCGGAGCAACCGGTCTCCGGGTGGCGAGCGGTCATCGTGGCGGAAGCCCGGCGGAAacggcagcaacagcggcgtcggcggcggcggcggcggcgactcggCAGACGAGAGCagcggcaacagcaacagcaacagcaacagcagcaagccTTCGCAGCCGCTCAGGTCCCTTGCGTCGGGAAACTGGCGTCAGAGAGAATAA
- a CDS encoding Putative large ribosomal subunit protein mL50 has product MMRRIPRFPQPSLLAVAPTHCTCAAAAPATLPIQAAARRTLSTTPATHSRLRKALWKGGEAPGPEDPYANESSQVLRQKQLERELAEAEAELAAYEAEAQGYTNAQKSDRQRKNVVTRLTSKIKNPRTWAPTEKEVEGQGYIPAQSVEGLEEIGGLDGWWDQEGRWGKESHYVAFARGGKVLDADVCEALVRQAVVEVLAVERTRKDRLTGAWAKGGRKNFNRAMKVRLNLQEDGSLALEGDADVVNAISRVSTIEPRDAELEDYLTPEEAKEKAKQWDPSWKSASLEDVQLKFAVHKRVLQLTGHHVHDAKLAQIKTVADLISTIVKPPKPTKVADALRERGALLELPNVRIHDRRVTPIDKETAVGRWKVITEELEKRGLPVTGHEHLPKPVQRKWIQGRA; this is encoded by the exons ATGATGCGCCGTATACCGCGTTTCCCGCAGCCGAGCCTGCTCGCCGTGGCCCCGACCCACTgcacctgcgccgccgccgcaccaGCAACCCTCCCCATCCAGGCCGCAGCACGGAGGACCCTCTCGACAACACCCGCAACGCATAGCCGCCTCCGCAAGGCTCTCTGGAAAGGTGGCGAGGCTCCAGGGCCCGAGGATCCCTACGCGAACGAGTCGTCCCAGGTCCTCCGTCAGAAGCAGCTCGAGCGCGAGctcgccgaagccgaggccgagctggcaGCGTACGAAGCCGAGGCCCAGGGCTACACCAATGCGCAGAAGAGCGACCGACAGCGGAAGAACGTCGTCACCCGGCTGACGAGCAAGATCAAGAACCCGCGTACCTGGGCGCCGACTGAGAAGGAGGTTGAGGGGCAGGGCTATATCCCGGCCCAGTCCGTCGAGGGGCTCGAGGAgatcggcggcctcgacggctgGTGGGACCAGGAGGGCCGATGGGGGAAGGAGAGCCACTACGTCGCCTTCGCGCGAGGCGGcaaggtcctcgacgccgatgtcTGTGAGGCGCTGGTTCGGCAGGCCGTTGTCGAggtgctcgccgtcgagcgcaCGCGGAAGGACCGCCTGACGGGCGCCTGGGCCAAGGGCGGCCGCAAGAACTTTAACCGCGCGATGAAGGTCCGTTTGAATCTGCAGGAGGATGGCAGCCTTgcgctcgagggcgacgccgacgtcgtgaACGCCATCAGCCGCGTATCTACCATCGAGCCTAGAGACGCTGAGCTCGAGGACTACCTgacgcccgaggaggccaaggagaaggccaagcagTGGGACCCGAGTTGGAAGAGCGCCTCCCTGGAAGACGTGCAGCTCAAGTTCGCC GTCCACAAGCGCGTCCTCCAACTGACGGGACACCACGTCCACGACGCCAAGCTCGCGCAGATCAAGACGGTGGCTGACCTCATCAGCACCATCGTCAAGCCTCCCAAGCCGACAAAGGTGGCGGACGCGCTGCGCGAGCGCGGCGCGCTGCTCGAGCTACCCAACGTGCGCATCCACGACCGCCGCGTCACGCCCATCGACAAGGAGACGGCCGTCGGCCGGTGGAAGGTCATCacggaggagctcgagaagcgcGGCCTGCCCGTCACGGGCCACGAGCACCTCCCCAAGCCGGTGCAGAGGAAATGGATCCAGGGCCGGGCATGA
- a CDS encoding Putative mycotoxin biosynthesis protein UstYa: MYLSASNVRTNGRHATYMDLNDEVQPLPVYVTEKATEMYTIRAFHQMHCIYILLEDIGYKTHNKTSKWEQGHVIHCLNVLRATVECLADAAPISYVHGRRVGHATDGQQMQCRNFSALVDWVNDPVRVSRWNITELDDKPDLFDEIVN; this comes from the exons ATGTACCTATCAGCCTCGAACGTCCGGACGAATGGGAGACACGCGACCTACATGGACCTCAACGACGAGGTGCAGCCACTACCTGTGTACGTGACTGAGAAGGCAACTGAGATGTACACCATTAGAGCCTTCCATCAAATGCATTGTATA TACATCCTTCTCGAAGATATCGGCTACAAAACGCATAACAAAACTTCAAAGTGGGAGCAGGGCCACGTGATACACTGCCTAAACGTCCTGCGGGCAACGGTGGAATGCTTGGCAGACGCCGCCCCGATCTCCTATGTGCACGGAAGAAGAGTGGGACACGCGACGGACGGCCAGCAGATGCAGTGCCGGAACTTTTCCGCGCTCGTTGATTGGGTCAATGATCCCGTGCGTGTGTCGAGGTGGAACATTACCGAATTGGACGACAAGCCGGATCTCTTTGACGAAATCGTGAACTAG
- a CDS encoding Putative calcineurin-like phosphoesterase domain, ApaH type, metallo-dependent phosphatase, with translation MDVSPHQVVTDLTVWISPTTSPSSCKLDPRKWHLMEKDLYLYTSQQSTWLYVALANEENLEAEDLLVMDIRVGDPPPNHSSGRSWESRPGGIWVLRSMFSRINGKYVTEVDVLFGKDAVDPRPQWALMPSSLQLGQPKVPVARLSILHGRVRPKADDRPVLRVREDGKFKIVQISDTHMVTGVGVCRDAIDADGKDLPEIEADPLTVDFISRTLDVDKPDFVILTGDQLHHDIPDSKSALFKVVAPIIERSIPFAAVFGNHDSEGTHALSRTEQMSILQNLPFSLCEPGPEHVDGIGNFCLQVLAPAPSQIPVSTLYFLDSHGEISSKIRTPDYDPIKQSQIDWFTDTSRAQRLAGEKDDNENSSFHLSLAFQHIPLPEFRDPNLSIRNGQRREPSESPSLNSHFYDALVEGGVSALGCGHDHVNNFCSLLPQQTPQNGSRTLPSGPWLCYGGGSGFGGYCSYGGKRYHRGTRVWELVPNDGSLKTWRWVEHAMDRVDELVLVEGGVVVDSLGKMKTETM, from the exons ATGGACGTTTCTCCTCATCAAGTTGTCACGGATCTGACCGTATGGATATCTCCAACaacctctccctcctcttgcAAACTGGACCCGCGAAAATGGCACCTCATGGAGAAAGATCTCTACCTGTATACATCCCAGCAAAGTACATGGCTGTATGTAGCGCTAGCGAATGAGGAAAACCTTGAAGCTGAGGACCTACTGGTTATGGATATCAGAGTCGGCGATCCGCCTCCCAACCATAGCTCAGGTCGTTCATGGGAGAGTCGACCTGGCGGAATCTGGGTGTTAAGAAGCATGTTCTCTCGCATAAATGGCAAGTATGTCACAGAGGTGGACGTTCTTTTTGGCAAGGATGCCGTTGACCCGCGACCACAATGGGCTCTCATGCCATCATCCCTCCAACTTGGTCAGCCAAAGGTACCGGTGGCAAGACTTAGCATACTCCACGGCAGGGTCAGGCCGAAAGCAGATGATCGGCCGGTTTTAAGGGTAAGGGAAGATGGCAAATTCAAGATTGTCCAGATCTCTGACACGCACATGGTCACCGGTGTCGGGGTATGCAGAGATGCTATTGATGCCGATGGAAAAGATTTGCCAGAAATCGAGGCTGACCCACTTACGGTTGACTTCATTTCAAGGACCTTGGACGTCGACAAACCGGACTTTGTGATCCTTACTGGAGATCAGTTGCACCACGACATCCCCGACAGCAAATCTGCGCTCTTCAAGGTGGTTGCTCCTATCATCGAGCGTTCAATCCCATTCGCAGCCGTCTTTGGCAATCATGATAGTGAGGGCACTCACGCATTATCAC GCACGGAACAAATGTCAATACTTCAGAATCTGCCTTTCAGCCTCTGCGAACCAGGCCCAGAGCATGTTGACGGCATTGGCAACTTCTGCCTCCAGGTCCTGGCTCCCGCACCATCACAGATCCCGGTATCGACTTTATATTTCCTGGACTCGCACGGTGAAATTTCAAGCAAGATACGCACACCCGATTATGACCCTATCAAGCAAAGCCAAATTGACTGGTTCACGGACACTTCTCGCGCGCAACGACTAGCGGGTGAGAAGGACGATAACGAAAACAGCAGCTTTCATCTGTCTTTAGCTTTCCAGCACATCCCTCTCCCCGAATTCCGTGACCCCAATCTTAGTATACGCAACGGCCAGCGGAGGGAGCCTTCTGAAAGCCCCAGTCTCAATTCCCATTTCTACGACGCTTTGGTAGAAGGAGGCGTGTCAGCATTGGGCTGCGGGCACGACCACGTGAATAATTTTTGCTCTCTTCTGCCACAGCAAACGCCGCAGAATGGCTCAAGAACCCTTCCCTCTGGCCCCTGGTTGTGCTATGGAGGTGGTAGTGGGTTTGGGGGATATTGTTCGTATGGCGGAAAGCGATATCACCGAGGGACGCGGGTTTGGGAACTCGTTCCAAATGACGGGAGCTTGAAGACTTGGAGGTGGGTCGAACATGCCATGGACAGAGTTGATGAGCTGGTGCTTGTGGAAGGTGGAGTGGTGGTTGATTCTCTggggaagatgaagacggaAACGATGTAG